A stretch of the Conexibacter woesei Iso977N genome encodes the following:
- the clpX gene encoding ATP-dependent Clp protease ATP-binding subunit ClpX: MARPTDSNEQLLCSFCGKSQRQVKKLIAGPGVYICDECIDLCNEIIDEELTAPPSFDLDNLPKPREIYSVLDEYVVGQEEAKRTLSVAVYNHYKRVQMMQSADSDIELQKSNILLLGPTGCGKTLLAQTLARILNVPFAIADATALTEAGYVGEDVENILLKLIQAADYDVKKAETGIIYIDEVDKIARKADNPSITRDVSGEGVQQALLKILEGTTASVPPQGGRKHPHQEFLSIDTTNILFICGGAFANLDQVIERRIGSQGIGFGATITAKADEDRGEVFQKTLPEDLVNYGLIPEFIGRLPVVSAVHQLSREDLITILTEPRNALVKQFQRFFQFDGIELVFSEDALGSVASLALERETGARGLRSIIEETLLDVQFELPSRRDVKKCVVTKETIEKGITPTLVTEAVEDDTPQAESA; the protein is encoded by the coding sequence ATGGCGCGTCCCACCGACTCCAACGAGCAGCTGCTGTGCAGCTTCTGCGGGAAGTCGCAGCGGCAGGTCAAGAAGCTGATCGCCGGGCCCGGCGTCTACATCTGCGACGAGTGCATCGACCTCTGCAACGAGATCATCGACGAGGAGCTCACCGCTCCGCCGTCGTTCGACCTCGACAACCTCCCGAAGCCGCGGGAGATCTACTCCGTCCTCGACGAGTACGTCGTCGGGCAGGAGGAGGCCAAGCGCACGCTGTCGGTGGCGGTCTACAACCACTACAAGCGCGTGCAGATGATGCAGAGCGCCGACAGCGACATCGAGCTGCAGAAGTCGAACATCCTGCTTCTGGGCCCGACGGGCTGCGGCAAGACGCTGCTCGCGCAGACGCTCGCGCGGATCCTGAACGTGCCGTTCGCGATCGCCGACGCCACGGCGCTGACCGAGGCCGGCTACGTCGGCGAGGACGTCGAGAACATCCTGCTGAAGCTGATCCAGGCCGCGGACTACGACGTCAAGAAGGCCGAGACCGGGATCATCTACATCGACGAGGTCGACAAGATCGCGCGCAAGGCGGACAACCCGTCGATCACGCGCGACGTGTCGGGCGAGGGCGTCCAGCAGGCGCTCTTGAAGATCCTGGAGGGGACCACCGCTTCGGTCCCGCCGCAGGGTGGGCGCAAGCACCCGCACCAGGAGTTCCTGTCGATCGACACCACGAACATCCTGTTCATCTGCGGTGGCGCGTTCGCGAACCTCGACCAGGTGATCGAGCGGCGCATCGGCAGCCAGGGCATCGGCTTCGGCGCGACGATCACCGCGAAGGCCGACGAGGACAGGGGCGAGGTGTTCCAGAAGACGCTGCCCGAGGACCTCGTCAACTACGGGCTGATCCCGGAGTTCATCGGGCGCCTGCCCGTGGTCAGCGCGGTGCACCAGCTGTCGCGTGAGGATCTGATCACGATCCTGACGGAGCCGCGCAACGCGCTGGTCAAGCAGTTCCAGCGGTTCTTCCAGTTCGACGGGATCGAGCTGGTGTTCTCGGAGGATGCGCTGGGTTCCGTCGCCTCGCTTGCGTTGGAGCGCGAGACCGGCGCGCGTGGCCTGCGGTCGATCATCGAAGAGACGTTGCTGGACGTGCAGTTCGAGCTGCCCTCACGGCGCGACGTGAAGAAGTGCGTCGTGACCAAGGAGACGATCGAGAAGGGCATCACGCCCACGCTCGTCACCGAGGCGGTCGAGGACGACACGCCGCAGGCCGAGTCGGCCTGA
- the tig gene encoding trigger factor, translating to MAAATNVKTTVEELPESRVRVAAEVTPQEVARRVTEAAGRMGRDLRMPGFRKGKVPAPVVVQRLGREAILDEAVRNALPRWYVEAIDGAGIKTVGEPDVDLDFSALPGEGEPLNFTIEIGVRPTATIGDISKLEVERREPEADEQAIDEQVEQLRERSARLETAEKASENGDFVVIDFKGSIEGDDGERDYFAGGEGRDHLLELGSNQFIGGFEEQLVGLKAGDEKVVEVTFPEEYGSAPHLAGKPAQFEVTVNEVKAKELPELDDDFATEAGGFDTLAELREDIATRMREADERKVEAEFREAALDKVVEGAEVEIPDSLVESRARELFEQMLHSLSHRGITKDAYLRIAQKSEEEILDEARPDAEQALRREAVLAAVIEAEDIKPSDGDILDALQESAIQQGTKPEKLRKRLEQQGRLEELIEDLAQRQAVELLAERAGGAAPAAAAAGSDDASE from the coding sequence ATGGCCGCTGCAACGAACGTCAAGACCACCGTCGAAGAGCTCCCCGAGTCCCGGGTTCGAGTCGCCGCGGAGGTCACGCCGCAGGAAGTTGCGCGCCGCGTCACCGAGGCCGCCGGCCGGATGGGCCGCGACCTGCGCATGCCGGGCTTCCGCAAGGGCAAGGTTCCGGCGCCGGTCGTCGTGCAGCGCCTGGGCCGCGAGGCGATCCTCGACGAGGCCGTCCGCAACGCGCTCCCGCGCTGGTACGTCGAGGCGATCGACGGGGCCGGGATCAAGACCGTCGGCGAGCCCGACGTCGACCTCGACTTCTCCGCGCTGCCCGGCGAGGGCGAGCCGCTCAACTTCACGATCGAGATCGGCGTGCGCCCGACCGCGACGATCGGCGACATCTCCAAGCTCGAGGTCGAGCGCCGCGAGCCGGAGGCCGACGAGCAGGCCATCGACGAGCAGGTCGAGCAGCTGCGCGAGCGCTCCGCCCGGTTGGAGACCGCCGAGAAGGCGTCCGAGAACGGCGACTTCGTCGTCATCGACTTCAAGGGCTCGATCGAGGGCGACGACGGCGAGCGCGACTACTTCGCCGGCGGCGAGGGCCGCGACCACCTCCTGGAGCTCGGCTCCAACCAGTTCATCGGCGGCTTCGAGGAGCAGCTCGTCGGCCTGAAGGCCGGCGACGAGAAGGTCGTCGAGGTCACGTTCCCCGAGGAGTACGGCTCCGCGCCGCACCTGGCCGGCAAGCCCGCCCAGTTCGAGGTGACGGTCAACGAGGTCAAGGCCAAGGAGCTGCCCGAGCTCGACGACGACTTCGCGACCGAGGCCGGCGGGTTCGACACGCTCGCCGAGCTGCGCGAGGACATCGCCACGCGCATGCGCGAGGCCGACGAGCGCAAGGTCGAGGCGGAGTTCCGCGAGGCCGCGCTGGACAAGGTCGTCGAGGGCGCCGAGGTCGAGATCCCGGACTCGCTGGTCGAGTCGCGCGCGAGGGAGCTGTTCGAGCAGATGCTCCACTCGCTCTCGCACCGCGGGATCACGAAGGACGCCTACCTGCGGATCGCGCAGAAGTCCGAGGAGGAGATCCTCGACGAGGCCCGCCCGGACGCCGAGCAGGCGCTGCGCCGCGAGGCCGTCCTGGCCGCCGTGATCGAGGCCGAGGACATCAAGCCGTCGGATGGCGACATCCTCGACGCGCTGCAGGAGTCGGCGATCCAGCAGGGCACGAAGCCCGAGAAGCTGCGCAAGCGCCTGGAGCAGCAGGGGCGCCTCGAGGAGCTGATCGAGGATCTGGCCCAGCGCCAGGCCGTCGAGCTGCTGGCCGAGCGCGCCGGCGGCGCCGCCCCGGCGGCCGCCGCTGCGGGTTCCGACGACGCGTCGGAGTAG
- the nudC gene encoding NAD(+) diphosphatase gives MNADPIAFAGGALDRAGVRRTDDAWLDGAWADERALAVVVGVGGASATPVPLASGGAPRDREALFLGIDGATGAPVWAIERDGVPLTGLRDLAASLPADQLGTIAYASALANWARATRFCGICGLPTEPREAGHVRACANGHQHHPRTDPVVIMLVTDGDRALLGRQASWPAGRYSALAGFVEPGEDLETAVAREVVEESGIVVRDVQYVASQPWPFPVSLMLGFHARYASGSISRGDEELEDVAWFTRDEIAAAASGDSTWIDGAPSDGLMLPPPTAIARHLIDVWVGQG, from the coding sequence GTGAACGCTGACCCCATCGCCTTCGCCGGAGGCGCGCTGGACCGTGCCGGCGTGCGCCGGACCGACGACGCGTGGCTGGACGGCGCGTGGGCCGACGAGCGTGCGCTTGCGGTTGTTGTAGGGGTCGGTGGAGCTTCGGCGACGCCGGTGCCGCTGGCCTCCGGCGGCGCGCCGCGCGACCGCGAGGCGCTGTTCCTCGGCATCGACGGCGCGACCGGCGCGCCGGTGTGGGCGATCGAGCGAGACGGCGTCCCGCTCACCGGCCTGCGCGACCTCGCCGCGTCGCTGCCCGCCGACCAGCTCGGGACGATCGCCTACGCGAGCGCGCTGGCCAACTGGGCGAGGGCGACGCGCTTCTGCGGCATCTGCGGCCTTCCGACCGAGCCGCGCGAGGCCGGGCACGTCCGGGCGTGCGCGAACGGCCACCAGCACCACCCGCGCACCGACCCGGTCGTGATCATGCTCGTCACCGACGGCGACCGTGCGCTGCTCGGCCGCCAGGCGTCCTGGCCGGCCGGGCGCTACTCCGCTCTGGCGGGGTTCGTCGAGCCCGGGGAGGACCTGGAGACCGCCGTCGCACGCGAGGTGGTCGAGGAGTCCGGGATCGTCGTGCGCGACGTGCAGTACGTCGCGTCGCAGCCCTGGCCGTTCCCGGTGTCGCTGATGCTCGGCTTCCACGCGCGCTACGCGTCGGGCTCGATCTCCCGCGGCGACGAGGAGCTCGAGGACGTTGCCTGGTTCACCCGCGACGAGATCGCCGCGGCCGCCTCCGGCGACTCCACCTGGATCGACGGCGCCCCGTCCGACGGCCTCATGCTGCCGCCGCCGACAGCGATCGCCCGTCATCTGATCGATGTCTGGGTAGGCCAGGGCTAG
- the clpP gene encoding ATP-dependent Clp endopeptidase proteolytic subunit ClpP: MSPLVPMVVEQTSRGERAFDIYSRLLNERIVFLGTPVDDQIANLIVAQLLHLESEDPDKDISLYINSPGGSVYAGLAIYDTMQFIKPDVQTICVGIAMSMGALLLAGGADGKRMALPNAKILIHQVSSGFQGQATDIEIHAKEIIDIRQRLDHIIAKHTKQTYEKVRGDTERDYFMSSDEAVTYGIIDRVISEH; this comes from the coding sequence ATGAGTCCACTGGTTCCGATGGTCGTCGAGCAGACGTCGCGCGGCGAGCGTGCGTTCGACATCTACTCCCGCCTGCTCAACGAGCGCATCGTGTTCCTGGGCACGCCGGTCGACGACCAGATCGCCAACCTGATCGTGGCCCAGCTCCTGCACCTGGAGTCCGAGGATCCCGACAAGGACATCTCGCTGTACATCAACTCCCCGGGCGGGAGCGTGTACGCGGGTCTGGCGATCTACGACACGATGCAGTTCATCAAGCCCGACGTGCAGACGATCTGCGTCGGCATCGCGATGAGCATGGGCGCGCTGCTGCTGGCCGGCGGCGCTGACGGCAAGCGGATGGCGCTCCCGAACGCGAAGATCCTGATCCACCAGGTCAGCTCCGGCTTCCAGGGCCAGGCCACGGACATCGAGATCCACGCCAAGGAGATCATCGACATCCGCCAGCGCCTGGACCACATCATCGCCAAGCACACGAAGCAGACGTACGAGAAGGTGCGCGGCGACACCGAGCGCGATTACTTCATGAGCTCGGACGAGGCAGTGACGTACGGGATCATCGACCGGGTGATCTCCGAGCACTAG